One region of Rhodocaloribacter litoris genomic DNA includes:
- a CDS encoding aspartate/glutamate racemase family protein: protein MENEKIIGVVGGMGPYAGLDLVRKIFDHTEAGADADHLPVALLSYPARVPDRTAFLLGRSDENPAEAIAAMAVALDRLGAVVAGMPCNTAHAPRIFDAVLARLREEAPRLRLLNMIDETIRFLREEHGNCTRIGVLATLGAYRTRLHADALEAAGLEAILPDENVQETIVHRTIYDPSYGLKAHMNPVSMIARQSLVSAVEHLREQGAEAVLLACTELPLALPEPELDGTPLIDPTLALARALIRETYPEKLKPL, encoded by the coding sequence ATGGAAAATGAAAAGATCATCGGGGTCGTCGGCGGCATGGGACCGTACGCCGGCCTCGACCTCGTCCGAAAGATCTTCGACCATACCGAGGCCGGTGCCGACGCCGACCACCTTCCCGTAGCCCTGCTCTCGTATCCGGCCCGCGTCCCGGACCGCACCGCGTTCCTGCTCGGCCGCTCCGACGAGAACCCGGCCGAGGCCATCGCCGCCATGGCCGTGGCACTCGACCGGCTGGGGGCCGTCGTCGCCGGGATGCCCTGCAACACCGCCCATGCCCCTCGCATCTTCGACGCCGTGCTGGCCCGGCTCCGCGAGGAAGCCCCCCGGCTCCGCTTGCTGAACATGATCGACGAGACGATCCGGTTCCTGCGCGAAGAGCACGGCAACTGCACCCGCATCGGCGTCCTGGCCACGCTCGGCGCCTACCGCACCCGCCTCCACGCCGACGCCCTCGAAGCCGCCGGCCTGGAAGCCATCCTGCCCGACGAAAACGTGCAGGAAACCATCGTACACCGGACCATCTATGACCCGTCCTACGGGTTGAAGGCCCACATGAACCCCGTCTCGATGATCGCACGGCAGAGCCTCGTCAGCGCCGTCGAGCACCTGCGGGAACAGGGCGCCGAGGCGGTCCTGCTGGCCTGCACCGAACTGCCGCTGGCGCTTCCCGAACCCGAGCTCGACGGCACGCCGCTGATCGACCCGACGCTGGCGCTGGCCCGCGCCCTCATCCGAGAAACCTACCCCGAAAAACTGAAACCCCTGTGA
- a CDS encoding SGNH/GDSL hydrolase family protein, with amino-acid sequence MARTLRILTINLAVLLLLLAAVEGAVRLAVPEVRPNGTDRRLLADSVYGATPGLRPHAEGTSNGARFRVNGQGFWHYTAGIAPGRPGWLLLGDSVTMGPGVDPDSTFAGRLAARLDTLNVLNPSLIGYDVHDYGAVLRTLLARDDLNLHRVTVFWCLNDAYAPATTDPNAGVRRLAGPVLTFLRRHVRTYAWLKAHLADRPRTYFEHDRRLYDGPALEAALAGLDTLHRLADTRGLRLEIVLLPYEYQLRRAGEPGLFHPQDVLKKHLRDIPVYDAAPFLLAHTRKPETLYLYGDGIHFSERGHALLARFLETIP; translated from the coding sequence ATGGCACGGACGCTTCGGATTCTCACGATCAACCTGGCCGTGCTGCTGCTGTTGCTGGCGGCCGTGGAGGGAGCCGTCCGCCTCGCCGTGCCGGAGGTGCGCCCGAACGGCACGGACCGGCGCCTGCTGGCCGACAGCGTCTACGGCGCAACGCCCGGCCTGCGTCCCCATGCCGAGGGCACGAGCAACGGGGCCCGCTTCCGCGTGAACGGGCAGGGGTTCTGGCACTACACCGCCGGCATCGCGCCGGGCCGCCCCGGCTGGCTGCTGCTGGGCGACTCGGTGACGATGGGGCCCGGCGTCGATCCGGACAGCACCTTCGCCGGCCGCCTGGCCGCCCGCCTCGACACGCTGAACGTCCTCAACCCCTCCCTCATCGGGTACGACGTGCACGACTACGGGGCCGTGCTCCGCACCCTCCTCGCCCGCGACGACCTGAACCTCCACCGGGTGACGGTCTTCTGGTGCCTGAACGATGCCTATGCCCCCGCCACCACCGACCCGAACGCCGGAGTGCGCCGGCTGGCCGGGCCCGTCCTCACCTTCCTCCGGCGTCACGTCCGCACCTATGCCTGGCTCAAGGCCCACCTCGCCGACCGCCCCCGTACCTACTTCGAACACGACCGCCGCCTCTACGACGGCCCCGCCCTCGAAGCCGCCCTGGCCGGCCTGGACACCCTGCACCGGCTCGCTGATACCCGGGGTCTCCGCCTCGAGATCGTCCTGCTCCCCTACGAATACCAGCTTCGCCGCGCCGGCGAGCCCGGCCTCTTCCACCCGCAGGACGTCTTGAAGAAACATCTCCGCGACATCCCGGTGTACGACGCCGCGCCCTTCCTCCTGGCACACACCCGGAAGCCGGAAACCCTCTACCTCTACGGCGACGGCATCCATTTTTCCGAACGCGGCCACGCCCTCCTGGCCCGTTTCCTCGAAACGATACCATGA
- a CDS encoding pyridoxal phosphate-dependent aminotransferase, with product MKPLAARTENLEQSFIRAVSKMIEATGGINLGQGICDLPTPEPIRRGAREAIEAGASTYSHFAGIEPLRAAILEKVRSYNRLPATSVDEVVVSVGSTGAYMTAILALLNPGDEVILIEPFYGYHRGLLRLIDAVPVYVTMHAPDWTLDFDALERAITPRTKAVVVNTPANPSGKVWTQQELERLLAVLRQYDLFAITDEIYEYMLYDGREHVSLAALPGAYERTITLSGFSKTYNMTGWRLGYAVAPAPLAARMGLLGDLLYICAPTPLQHGVAEAFSMRATYFAEMQAAYETRRRLLCETLEAIGFDVPWPQGAYYVLAGFAPLARTRPGFADDLQAYETLIREAGIGTVPGRAFFANPEDGRYYLRFCFAKELPVLEEACRRLRDAFG from the coding sequence ATGAAGCCCCTTGCCGCACGCACCGAGAACCTCGAACAGAGCTTCATCCGCGCCGTCTCGAAGATGATCGAGGCCACGGGCGGCATCAACCTGGGCCAGGGCATCTGCGACCTGCCCACACCCGAGCCGATCCGGCGCGGCGCCCGCGAGGCCATCGAGGCCGGCGCCTCCACCTATTCGCATTTTGCCGGTATCGAGCCGTTGCGCGCGGCCATCCTGGAGAAGGTACGTTCCTACAACCGCCTGCCCGCCACCTCCGTGGACGAGGTCGTCGTCAGTGTCGGCTCGACGGGGGCCTACATGACGGCGATCCTGGCCCTGCTCAACCCCGGCGACGAGGTGATCCTGATCGAGCCGTTCTACGGCTACCACCGGGGGCTGCTCCGCCTGATCGACGCCGTGCCGGTCTATGTCACCATGCATGCACCGGACTGGACGCTCGACTTCGACGCGCTCGAACGGGCCATCACACCCCGCACGAAGGCCGTCGTCGTCAACACCCCGGCCAACCCGAGCGGCAAGGTGTGGACGCAGCAGGAGCTCGAACGCCTGCTCGCCGTGCTCCGGCAATACGACCTCTTCGCCATCACGGACGAGATCTACGAATACATGCTCTATGACGGGCGCGAGCACGTGTCGCTGGCGGCCCTGCCGGGGGCCTACGAGCGGACGATCACCCTCTCGGGCTTCTCGAAAACGTACAACATGACGGGCTGGCGGCTGGGCTACGCCGTGGCCCCGGCTCCTCTTGCAGCCCGGATGGGGCTGCTGGGCGATCTGCTCTACATCTGTGCCCCGACGCCGCTGCAACACGGCGTGGCCGAGGCGTTTTCGATGCGGGCAACGTATTTCGCGGAGATGCAGGCCGCCTACGAAACCCGGCGCCGGCTCCTGTGTGAGACGCTGGAAGCCATCGGCTTCGACGTGCCGTGGCCGCAGGGCGCCTACTACGTGCTCGCCGGCTTTGCCCCGCTGGCACGCACCCGCCCCGGCTTCGCCGACGACCTGCAGGCGTACGAGACGCTCATCCGGGAAGCCGGCATCGGCACCGTGCCCGGCCGGGCCTTCTTCGCCAACCCCGAAGACGGGCGCTACTACCTGCGCTTCTGCTTCGCCAAAGAGCTGCCCGTCCTCGAAGAAGCCTGCCGCCGCCTCCGGGACGCCTTCGGTTGA
- a CDS encoding META domain-containing protein: MHRPCARLLLMLLLLTATLLPACDNLEPRVRGASKDLEGTTWRLVVFQDPAGSKRAFRDGEVYTLFFDAGARFGGRADCNSYGGTYEAGDGTLKIRELWTTKVLCPPGSHGEDYYAALRNVQACEVRGGRLRLGFGGFGVLVFEPQPVRFEGED; this comes from the coding sequence ATGCACCGGCCATGCGCTCGCCTGCTTCTGATGTTGCTCCTTCTGACGGCCACGCTCCTGCCCGCCTGTGACAACCTCGAGCCGAGGGTGCGCGGTGCGTCGAAAGACCTCGAAGGCACCACGTGGCGACTCGTCGTGTTCCAGGACCCCGCGGGCTCGAAGCGTGCCTTCCGGGACGGCGAAGTCTATACGCTCTTCTTCGACGCCGGCGCACGGTTCGGCGGCCGGGCCGACTGCAACAGCTACGGCGGAACGTACGAGGCCGGAGACGGCACGCTGAAGATCCGCGAGCTCTGGACGACGAAAGTGCTCTGTCCACCCGGCTCCCACGGGGAGGATTATTACGCGGCCCTGAGGAATGTGCAGGCCTGTGAGGTGAGGGGCGGGCGGCTGCGCCTGGGCTTCGGGGGCTTCGGCGTGCTGGTCTTCGAACCACAGCCGGTTCGCTTCGAGGGCGAGGATTGA
- a CDS encoding ROK family protein codes for MTDTASPSSPVYGAVEAGGTKFVCAIGTGPDDVRALTRFPTTTPEETLARTVAFFQEQPERPVAVGVGSFGPVDPDPASPSYGFITRTPKPNWSGTDVAGVLRRALGVPVVFDTDVNAAGLGEHRWGAARGLDTFIYLTVGTGIGGGGLVGGQRLHGLVHPEMGHVFVPRAPGDDFAGHCPFHGTCLEGMASGPALQARWGRAGAELPPDHPAWEIEAHYLAYGLVNFIVTLSPQRIILGGGVMHQRQLFPMIRHRVRQILNGYVAHDALADGIDAYIVPPALGDRAGVLGALALAREAA; via the coding sequence ATGACCGACACGGCATCCCCTTCCTCCCCGGTCTACGGTGCAGTCGAGGCAGGGGGCACCAAGTTCGTCTGCGCCATCGGCACCGGCCCGGACGACGTACGCGCCCTGACCCGCTTTCCCACGACGACCCCGGAGGAAACCCTGGCCCGCACCGTCGCCTTCTTTCAGGAACAGCCGGAACGGCCCGTTGCCGTGGGGGTGGGGTCTTTCGGCCCGGTCGATCCCGATCCGGCCTCCCCGTCCTACGGCTTCATCACGCGCACGCCGAAGCCGAACTGGTCGGGCACCGACGTGGCCGGCGTGCTCCGCCGTGCCCTCGGCGTGCCCGTCGTCTTCGACACCGACGTGAACGCCGCGGGGCTGGGAGAGCACCGGTGGGGTGCCGCCCGCGGCCTCGACACCTTCATCTACCTTACCGTCGGCACCGGCATCGGCGGGGGCGGGCTCGTGGGCGGGCAGCGCCTGCACGGGCTGGTCCATCCAGAGATGGGGCACGTGTTCGTCCCCCGCGCCCCGGGCGACGACTTCGCGGGGCACTGTCCCTTCCACGGGACCTGCCTCGAAGGGATGGCCAGCGGCCCGGCGCTTCAGGCCCGCTGGGGACGTGCCGGTGCGGAGCTGCCCCCCGACCACCCGGCCTGGGAGATCGAGGCCCACTACCTTGCCTACGGCCTGGTCAACTTCATCGTCACCCTCTCCCCGCAGCGGATCATCCTGGGAGGCGGCGTCATGCACCAGCGGCAGCTTTTCCCGATGATCCGGCACCGGGTACGGCAGATCCTGAACGGCTACGTCGCCCACGACGCCCTCGCCGACGGAATCGACGCCTACATCGTCCCCCCGGCCCTGGGAGACCGGGCCGGTGTGCTGGGCGCCCTGGCGCTGGCACGGGAGGCGGCGTGA
- a CDS encoding metal-dependent transcriptional regulator — MPDRPPLLSQAVEDYLKTIYKLQGDGAASTTDIARALEVSSASVTNMIKRLAQMGLAEYQSYKGVTLTRAGEKIALEIIRHHRLLETYLKEILGYSWDKMHEEAEHLEHHISEEFESRIEEMLGYPTHDPHGDPIPTRDGRIAEPPGHPLAGFEAGRTVVVRRVADGDPELLTYLETLGLLPHARVEIVEKAPFNGPITVRVEGRQEIIGHEVAGQVFAVPAE, encoded by the coding sequence ATGCCCGATCGTCCGCCGCTGCTCAGCCAGGCCGTCGAAGACTACCTGAAGACGATCTACAAACTCCAGGGCGACGGGGCCGCCAGCACCACCGACATCGCCCGCGCGCTGGAGGTCTCCTCGGCCTCGGTCACGAACATGATCAAGCGACTGGCCCAGATGGGGCTGGCCGAATACCAGTCGTACAAAGGCGTCACGCTGACGCGAGCGGGCGAAAAGATCGCGCTCGAGATCATCCGGCACCACCGCCTGCTGGAAACCTATCTTAAAGAGATCCTGGGCTATTCGTGGGACAAGATGCACGAGGAAGCCGAGCACCTCGAACACCACATCTCCGAGGAGTTCGAAAGCCGTATCGAGGAGATGCTCGGCTACCCCACGCACGACCCGCACGGAGACCCGATCCCCACACGGGACGGCCGGATCGCCGAGCCGCCGGGCCACCCGCTGGCCGGGTTCGAGGCGGGCCGCACCGTCGTCGTCCGCCGCGTGGCCGACGGCGACCCGGAGCTGCTCACCTATCTCGAAACGCTGGGACTCCTGCCGCACGCCCGGGTCGAGATCGTCGAAAAGGCCCCTTTCAACGGGCCGATCACGGTGCGCGTGGAAGGACGGCAAGAGATCATCGGGCACGAAGTCGCCGGGCAGGTCTTTGCCGTGCCGGCCGAATAG
- a CDS encoding class I SAM-dependent methyltransferase, translated as MSNRTLPLTDTLYDYLLDHSLREPEVMRRLRAETARLPEAEMQIAPEQGQFMALLVRLMGARRALEIGTFTGYSALAVARALPEDGTLLACDISETYTAIARKYWEAAGVAHKIDLRLAPALQTLDALLDDGQAGTFDFAFIDADKESYDAYYERTLRLLRPGGLAVIDNTLRDGRVADPSVTDPVTERMRAFNDKLHHDERIDLSLLPLADGVTLARKR; from the coding sequence ATGTCCAACCGCACCCTGCCCCTCACCGACACCCTGTACGACTACCTGCTCGACCACTCGCTCCGGGAGCCCGAGGTGATGCGGCGGCTGCGGGCCGAGACGGCCCGGCTGCCCGAAGCCGAGATGCAGATTGCGCCGGAGCAGGGACAGTTCATGGCCCTCCTCGTCCGCCTGATGGGTGCGCGGCGGGCACTCGAGATCGGCACCTTCACCGGCTACAGCGCACTCGCCGTGGCACGGGCCCTGCCCGAAGACGGTACCCTGCTCGCGTGCGACATCAGCGAAACCTATACCGCCATCGCCCGGAAGTACTGGGAGGCCGCCGGCGTCGCGCACAAGATCGACCTGCGCCTGGCGCCGGCCCTGCAGACGCTCGACGCCCTGCTCGACGACGGGCAGGCCGGCACGTTCGACTTCGCCTTCATCGATGCCGACAAAGAAAGCTACGACGCCTACTACGAGCGCACGCTCCGGCTGCTGCGACCCGGCGGCCTGGCCGTCATCGACAACACGCTGCGCGACGGGCGCGTCGCCGACCCCTCCGTCACCGACCCGGTCACGGAGCGGATGCGGGCCTTCAACGACAAGCTGCACCACGACGAGCGGATCGACCTGAGCCTGCTTCCCCTGGCCGACGGCGTGACGCTGGCCCGCAAGCGCTGA
- a CDS encoding AI-2E family transporter, with protein MHPWVKGGLALLAAATVVFVLVAAGEVIELVVIASLLAYLLNPLVRRLEAAGLGRTPATSLVFAGVLGVAGLLLAGVWPAVLAQVQAVRGMLTPERVAALVGEAERFLEARLAFAGIGKGSLTGPLREAVVDYARSAVTYVPGLLGLLADLVIIPFLLFFLLKDGRTLRKSLIASVPNRYFEFALNLLHRMDRQLGNYLRGKLVASLVVAVLSTVALWGLGVEAYLILGPLNGLANLIPYVGPLAAAALTVVVALLGGATPGTVAGIVVALTLVQVVDNVLLNPLVVARNVALHPVTVLLAVIVGGQFFGVLGLLLAVPAAAVVKVTLQEVVRNARRYGFW; from the coding sequence ATGCATCCGTGGGTTAAGGGCGGGCTCGCCCTGCTGGCCGCTGCGACGGTGGTCTTCGTGCTGGTCGCCGCCGGCGAGGTCATCGAGCTGGTGGTGATCGCGTCGCTGCTGGCCTACCTGCTCAACCCGCTGGTGCGCCGGCTGGAGGCCGCCGGGCTGGGCCGCACCCCGGCGACCTCGCTCGTGTTTGCCGGCGTGCTGGGCGTGGCGGGGCTGCTGCTCGCCGGGGTATGGCCGGCCGTGCTGGCGCAGGTGCAGGCCGTCCGGGGCATGCTCACCCCCGAGCGGGTGGCGGCGCTCGTCGGCGAAGCGGAGCGGTTTCTGGAGGCCCGGCTGGCTTTTGCCGGCATCGGCAAGGGCAGCCTGACAGGCCCGCTCCGGGAAGCCGTCGTCGACTATGCCCGCAGCGCGGTGACCTACGTCCCGGGCCTGCTCGGCCTGCTGGCCGACCTGGTGATCATCCCGTTCCTCCTCTTTTTCCTGCTCAAAGACGGGCGGACCCTGCGCAAAAGCCTCATCGCCTCGGTACCGAACCGGTATTTCGAGTTCGCCCTGAACCTGCTTCACCGGATGGACCGGCAGCTCGGCAACTACCTTCGCGGCAAGCTGGTGGCCTCGCTGGTGGTGGCCGTGCTCTCGACGGTGGCGCTGTGGGGGCTCGGCGTCGAGGCCTACCTGATCCTGGGCCCCCTCAACGGGCTGGCGAACCTGATCCCGTACGTCGGCCCGCTGGCGGCGGCGGCGCTCACGGTGGTCGTGGCCCTGCTCGGCGGTGCCACGCCGGGGACCGTCGCCGGCATCGTGGTGGCCCTGACCCTCGTCCAGGTCGTCGACAACGTGCTGCTGAACCCGCTGGTGGTGGCGCGGAACGTGGCGCTGCACCCGGTGACGGTGCTCCTGGCCGTCATCGTCGGTGGCCAGTTCTTCGGGGTGCTGGGCCTGCTGCTGGCGGTTCCGGCGGCCGCCGTCGTCAAGGTGACGCTGCAGGAGGTGGTGCGGAACGCACGGCGCTACGGCTTCTGGTGA
- a CDS encoding cyclic nucleotide-binding domain-containing protein gives MNSIWDNFFRRGPGRPSMHDLLRGIPLFADLNRKELDAVERILYRREYAPGEVVFRQGEPGVGMYIIEQGRVCIIREPSGHVLATLGAGDFFGEIALLNETPRSATARAETAATLWGFFQPELLDLLERNPRLGVKVLLPLARITGQRLVRADEELAALEDRRFMPEGGEVPAAAPEGGPHASVG, from the coding sequence ATGAACAGTATCTGGGACAATTTCTTCCGGCGCGGGCCGGGCAGGCCGTCCATGCACGACCTGCTCCGGGGCATTCCCCTTTTTGCCGATCTCAACCGGAAAGAGCTGGATGCCGTCGAACGGATCCTGTATCGCCGGGAGTATGCACCGGGCGAGGTGGTCTTCCGGCAGGGAGAGCCCGGGGTGGGCATGTATATCATCGAGCAGGGGCGCGTGTGCATCATCCGGGAACCGTCGGGGCACGTGCTCGCCACGCTCGGCGCGGGCGACTTCTTCGGCGAGATCGCGCTCCTGAACGAGACGCCGCGTTCGGCCACGGCGCGGGCCGAGACGGCCGCCACGCTCTGGGGGTTCTTTCAGCCGGAGCTACTCGACCTGCTCGAACGCAACCCCCGGCTCGGGGTGAAGGTGCTCCTGCCGCTGGCTCGCATCACCGGGCAACGGCTCGTGCGGGCAGACGAGGAGCTGGCCGCGCTGGAGGATCGGCGGTTCATGCCGGAGGGGGGCGAGGTGCCGGCCGCGGCGCCGGAAGGAGGACCGCATGCATCCGTGGGTTAA
- the xth gene encoding exodeoxyribonuclease III: MKIATWNVNSIRARLDRVLAWLRDHEPDIVCLQEIKTPTDAFPYEAVEAAGYAAAVRGQKTYNGVAILSRTPADAVIDHLDDEDDASARTHREARFLAARFGDLHVLNVYVPNGAVVGSDQWAHKLAWLRRLRTFLERHATPRRPLLLAGDFNVAPEERDVARPDRWRDSVLFHPEARAALADLTAWGLVDLVRLHHDGPGPFSWWDYRNLAFPKNDGLRIDHLFATDPLAARCTGASIDRDARKGPKPSDHAPVVAVFA, translated from the coding sequence GTGAAGATCGCCACCTGGAACGTCAACTCCATCCGGGCCCGGCTGGACCGGGTGCTGGCCTGGCTGCGCGACCACGAACCGGACATCGTCTGCCTCCAGGAAATCAAGACGCCGACCGACGCCTTCCCGTACGAAGCCGTCGAAGCGGCCGGCTATGCGGCGGCGGTGCGCGGGCAGAAGACCTACAACGGCGTCGCCATCCTGAGCCGCACCCCGGCCGACGCGGTGATCGACCACCTCGACGACGAGGACGACGCCTCGGCGCGCACCCACCGGGAAGCCCGCTTCCTCGCCGCCCGCTTCGGCGACCTGCACGTCCTCAACGTCTACGTGCCCAATGGCGCCGTCGTCGGCAGCGACCAGTGGGCGCACAAGCTCGCCTGGCTCCGCCGGCTCCGCACCTTCCTCGAACGACACGCCACCCCCCGCCGGCCCCTGCTCCTGGCCGGCGACTTCAACGTGGCTCCCGAGGAGCGGGACGTGGCCCGGCCGGACCGGTGGCGCGACAGCGTGCTCTTTCACCCGGAAGCCCGCGCCGCCCTCGCCGACCTGACCGCCTGGGGCCTCGTCGACCTCGTGCGTCTCCACCACGACGGACCCGGACCGTTCTCCTGGTGGGACTACCGCAACCTCGCCTTTCCGAAGAACGACGGCCTGCGCATCGACCACCTCTTCGCCACCGACCCGCTGGCCGCACGCTGCACCGGTGCCTCCATCGACCGCGACGCCCGCAAGGGGCCCAAACCTTCCGACCACGCACCGGTCGTGGCCGTCTTCGCCTGA
- a CDS encoding undecaprenyl-phosphate glucose phosphotransferase: protein MLQEQSRLFQRLLFFADFVLVAVGWIAAFFIRFDLLRVLGVLPPPEVPPFSRYLGFLPWVLLVSSFVFWASGLYAPDRAQRLTRLIYSVAKAVGLGLLVLAATLSFYRDLYFSRLHMILFGMITPSLMVALRIALYAALRRARQRGKYRRRVLIVGAGKVGRRLEQAFRQYPWMGFEVVGFLDDHKTGPDILGTTGEAAALVDRYEAAGTPIHYVYLALPLTAAARIEHLTNALSTRLAHVCLVPDLFQFNILNSRVTDVDGLPVIHLIDEAPMEFRRFLKRVVDVVFSATVLVLAAPLMLVIAVAVKLSSPGPVFYRQERMGLNGHTFQMLKFRSMPVDAEAKTGAVWARPGEDRATPVGKFLRRTSLDELPQFINVLKGDMSVVGPRPERPVFIEQFRERVPGYMLRHKVKAGITGWAQVNGWRGDTSLEKRIEYDLYYIQHWSLKFDFKIMLMTLWKGFVNENAY from the coding sequence ATGCTGCAAGAGCAGAGCCGGCTGTTTCAGCGCCTGCTTTTCTTCGCGGATTTCGTCCTCGTCGCGGTCGGCTGGATCGCCGCCTTCTTCATCCGCTTCGACCTGCTGCGCGTGCTGGGGGTGCTTCCCCCGCCGGAGGTACCCCCGTTCTCGCGTTACCTGGGCTTTCTGCCGTGGGTGCTTCTGGTCTCATCGTTCGTCTTCTGGGCCTCGGGCCTCTACGCACCGGACCGCGCCCAGCGGCTGACGCGGCTCATCTACAGCGTCGCCAAGGCGGTCGGCCTGGGCCTGCTGGTGCTGGCGGCCACGCTCTCGTTCTACCGGGACCTGTATTTCTCCCGGCTCCACATGATCCTGTTCGGGATGATCACGCCGTCGCTGATGGTGGCGCTTCGCATCGCCCTCTACGCGGCGCTGCGACGGGCCCGGCAACGGGGCAAGTACCGGCGGCGCGTGCTCATCGTCGGGGCGGGCAAGGTGGGGCGCCGCCTGGAACAGGCCTTCCGCCAGTATCCCTGGATGGGCTTCGAGGTCGTCGGCTTTCTGGACGATCACAAGACCGGCCCCGACATCCTCGGCACCACCGGGGAGGCCGCCGCCCTCGTCGACCGGTACGAGGCGGCGGGGACGCCCATCCACTACGTCTACCTGGCCCTGCCCCTGACGGCCGCCGCCCGCATCGAACACCTCACGAACGCCCTCTCGACGCGCCTGGCCCACGTCTGCCTCGTCCCCGACCTGTTCCAGTTCAACATCCTCAACAGCCGCGTCACGGACGTGGACGGCCTGCCGGTGATCCACCTCATCGACGAGGCCCCGATGGAGTTCCGCCGCTTCCTCAAGCGCGTCGTGGACGTGGTCTTCTCGGCGACCGTGCTCGTGCTCGCGGCCCCGCTGATGCTCGTGATCGCCGTGGCGGTGAAGCTCTCCTCACCCGGACCGGTCTTTTACAGGCAGGAGCGGATGGGCCTCAACGGCCACACCTTCCAGATGCTCAAGTTCCGCTCGATGCCGGTCGACGCCGAGGCGAAGACGGGGGCCGTCTGGGCCCGGCCCGGTGAAGACCGCGCCACCCCCGTGGGCAAGTTCCTCCGCCGCACCTCGCTCGACGAACTTCCCCAGTTCATCAACGTGCTCAAGGGCGACATGTCGGTCGTCGGCCCCCGCCCGGAGCGGCCCGTCTTCATCGAGCAGTTTCGCGAGCGCGTGCCCGGCTACATGCTCCGCCACAAGGTGAAGGCCGGCATCACCGGGTGGGCCCAGGTCAACGGCTGGCGCGGCGACACCTCCCTCGAAAAGCGCATCGAGTACGACCTCTACTACATCCAGCACTGGTCGCTCAAGTTCGACTTCAAGATCATGCTGATGACGCTCTGGAAAGGCTTCGTCAACGAGAACGCGTACTGA
- a CDS encoding nucleoside deaminase: MNEAFMREAIAMAVENVRTGRGGPFAALVVRDGEVVGRGTNRVTTTHDPTAHAEIVALREACRRLGVFHLTGCELYTSCEPCPMCLGAAYWARLERIYYAATRREAEAVGFIDAQLYEELCRAPGERRLPMVPLLAEEGRRPFEAWQACENRVDY, encoded by the coding sequence ATGAACGAGGCTTTCATGCGCGAGGCCATCGCGATGGCCGTGGAGAACGTCCGGACGGGGCGAGGCGGGCCGTTCGCCGCGCTCGTGGTGCGCGACGGCGAGGTCGTCGGGCGCGGGACGAACCGGGTCACCACCACGCACGATCCCACGGCGCACGCCGAGATCGTCGCCCTCCGGGAGGCCTGCCGCCGGCTCGGCGTCTTTCATCTGACCGGCTGCGAGCTGTACACCTCGTGCGAGCCGTGCCCGATGTGCCTGGGGGCGGCCTACTGGGCTCGCCTCGAACGCATCTACTATGCCGCCACACGCCGGGAGGCCGAAGCCGTGGGGTTCATCGATGCGCAGCTGTACGAGGAGCTCTGCCGTGCGCCCGGCGAGCGCCGCCTGCCGATGGTGCCGCTCCTGGCGGAGGAAGGCCGCCGCCCCTTCGAGGCCTGGCAGGCCTGTGAAAACCGGGTGGATTATTGA